From Phragmites australis chromosome 5, lpPhrAust1.1, whole genome shotgun sequence, a single genomic window includes:
- the LOC133917829 gene encoding zinc finger protein ZAT3-like, translating to MEHSSPPPALQPAVPPPPPELPPPHHDTMLTLALKPPPPPLACALSPRPPHLWRPRPDGGATAAALARVRSSPTGDTPPCTECGKRFPSWKALFGHMRCHPERQWRGITPPPHFRLGAVGAPGAAAEAGHKFTVQEREVAASLLMLAGARPGAGKGKKRIISWPSWNESCGASTSSVVAPAPAKCDDHKCSVCARGFATGQALGGHKRCHWERACAGVLVVATSSSCSTLATSETAATSTATALDLNLPPPEPLLTAKKDQGGSMNAMLDLKLGY from the coding sequence ATGGAGCACTCATCTCCGCCCCCTGCGTTACAGCCCGccgtgcctcctcctccccctgaGCTGCCTCCGCCGCACCACGACACGATGCTCACGCTGGCGCTCAAGCCACCGCCTCCCCCGCTCGCCTGCGCGCTCTCCCCGAGACCCCCTCACTTGTGGAGGCCGcggccggacggcggcgccacTGCCGCCGCACTCGCCCGCGTGCGATCCTCGCCCACCGGCGACACGCCGCCTTGCACCGAGTGCGGCAAGCGGTTCCCATCCTGGAAGGCGCTGTTCGGCCACATGCGCTGCCACCCGGAGCGCCAGTGGCGCGGGatcacgccgccgccgcacttCCGCCTCGGGGCCGTCGGCGCGCCTGGCGCGGCCGCAGAAGCCGGGCATAAGTTCACCGTGCAGGAGCGCGAGGTCGCTGCCAGCCTCCTCATGCTGGCCGGTGCGCGGCCAGGCGCCGGCAAGGGCAAGAAGAGGATTATTTCTTGGCCATCCTGGAATGAGAGCTGTGGCGCGTCGACGTCTTCTGTGGTGGCTCCGGCGCCGGCCAAGTGCGACGACCACAAGTGCAGTGTGTGCGCTCGGGGGTTCGCGACCGGACAGGCTCTGGGCGGGCATAAGCGGTGCCACTGGGAGAGAGCATGCGCAGGGGTGTTGGTGGTTGCAACTTCCAGCAGTTGTAGCACGTTGGCAACGTCAGAGACAGCGGCGACATCGACGGCTACCGCGCTGGACCTCAACCTGCCCCCGCCGGAGCCGCTATTGACTGCAAAGAAAGATCAAGGTGGCAGCATGAACGCGATGCTGGATTTGAAGCTTGGGTATTAA